CATTCTCTATGGCTTCCTGGGGGCTGAGCCCTTCaaaaagtcagaacctagaacCGCCCGTGGGCAACTTGTTCTCTAACTAGTTAATGTTCACTTCGTCTCTATGGGGAGTAGGGAACGTGTGCAGGAGGGATCTAACCGGCCCCTCATATCGCATCGTGCGGGttgatgagtttgcttcctgtAAGTTCATCCTCTGAGAATCTCTGATTCGGTTGCAGGAGGGCATCACTGTGTCAGGGTTGAGTTCATGACTGCATTCGcatggaggagcagcagccggCGGATCCTTGAGAACTAAACCAACCAGCCCTCTCTCAGAGCAGACCGAGTGTAAATCAAGTGCTCATTATCCCCGCATTCCCCGCCATCATGGACCCCCATGGACCGTGACGCGCTGGTCTGGAAGACTTCCTCCAGAGCCGCGCGGACATGCCGTTGCTTTAGGTACTGAActtgatgaccccccccccccccccccccccaacacacacacaccatttcatccaccccccaccccccccagcaaCCATCACATCCTCGCACATCCCCCCCAGCCACCATCAcatcctctcaccccccccccccccccaccattacACCCAccacccagggggggggggggggatgtaatGGTCTGTTCTCGTAGCAAACTCAAAAAGGAATAAAAATTGACAGAATGAAGACTTATTTCCCGAGGGCGGAGGATCATAAATCACCTTTCTGCCGAGTCAATAGAAAAATGCTCTTTCTGCTGGGAAATGAAACGCCGGCTTAAAGAGATAGGAGGCTTATGCCACGATACCTGGCCCTGAACTTTACACTGCCTTGGTTGGTTTCGGTGCGAGGATCTATCTGTTGAACAATATCATTAAGTGGAATAGTACCCAGAAGTGACATCAGCGCCGCACCCTTCGAATTACATTAAGGGGCCGTTTTTAAAATGATGGCAGGCATGGGGGGATACATTGGGGAGTTTCTATATGGTGTTTCATCTCCAGCCAAAAGTGTTGCAGCGTGTACATGATATAATATAGACATGCGTGTGcgtccgtcacacacacacacacacacacacacacacacacacacacacacacacacacacacacacacacacacacacacacacacacacacacacacacacacacacacacggtttatgACAGCAAAGTTCTGCTTTGATGCCTTTCCCCGTGAACTTAGGACACATCAAAGATCTGTATTCTATTCTGGAACTGCACAgcggaaaaacacaaatggccTTTGTCCTCTCGTCAGTCTCAGGTGctataatgaatgaataaactCTTCTGTAAAACTACGTTTTCAGTCCTTCCTCTCAGCACGTCTTTCTAATTGCCTCATTTAAACCCGTTTAACCAACCATtacaaaatattttataattAACATAAATTGGCCAGATTGTCATATAAAATGTTATATAGCAATCTGGCCAATTTATGTAAATAATTACATATTTTGTCTCAGTATTACCACTAGATGCATTTAAAGGCATGCAAGGCTTAAAGTGTTTATTTGGTTGGGAGGATTGTTCACTGGTATTTCAGCAAGAAAATTATTAAGTAATTAATAATTGCAGAATGAAGTATTGAAAAGCAGCATCGTAACCAGCTAGATGTTTATGATCAGGATGTGTCATAATTTCCCCCAATATAATAGCGCTATTTGTCTCCCTCTAATGGTGGCCAAAACATAAAACGTTCATCTATAAAAAAAAGATGACTACTTCATTGCGTCATTCAAGTGCTTGGAATATGTTGCTTGTAAAAACACCCATCTCAAAAACGGCCCATTTTCATAAATCCTTTATTTAATATATGAAAGAGGCATTTTCCAACACATTCAGTGTAAAAGACCATGTCCCACACGTTTCAAGAGTATTTTGCAAGCCTACGCCTGAAGGCCTTTTAATATGCAAGACAAACCATGACAGAATAATGGACAACTCGCTTGTCTACTCTGCCGGTTATTGTTGCAATCttagaaaataaaaagatataCAATTATCACATGCTCCAAACAAACGTCAAACAAAGACATCAGCATCTATAAAAAAAGATAAGCTCTGCTTAGacttcttccacgtccacattaTGAGTTCTGTGGGCAAGGCTTTAATGCCCGTCGACTCCCGATTTAAACCCCGTCGGACGTACTTAGGCATGACCAACGACGGGCCGTGACTGCAGGTTAAAAAGGTACGTGTCCGACATTGCATTGTATCAGGCCGGATCTGTGCGTCAGTCACAGGCATGCACCGGTTGGGAGAAGCCTGTATTCATTCTCCACTGTGACGCTTGTGCTCGCTGCGTCAGAAAGACCCAGCAGGTTGCAAACGTCAGCGGGTTGTGAGGTAGACATGGGAACATTTTCTGCATGTTAAGTTATATAGAGGGACCAAAAGGAAGCATCAATCCTACACATTAAATGTATATGTTAATTATTAGCACACATATCTTGAGCTGGAACTGATCAACATCAACTGGGAAGGTCAGGGGGTGGAAAACACACCTAACAAAATGTAGCACGAATAATGGAACACTAGTGCTCCTTTCTGATGAATTGTTTTTGAAAGAATTCAAAACGTGCAACAACTAAACCCCCCCCCAGTAAGTACACAGTGCCGGTCGCACTCCTTGAATTTGCATGCGTTGTACGTTGCAGAGGGCTGAGGTATAGGTCCACATTGAAAGAGACATTTGTGGCATACATAAGGCTCCTCTCTCCTTGGAACCTATTAAAGCAGTGGCTCCCAACATTTTGTGGCTTGTGACCCCTTTTTCAGTTCTGAAAATGTTTGCCAGCCAGACTCTAAATCTTGTTGATCTGCTTCCGAACGAATAGTTTTTATCCAATCAATATCTCCTGGTAAAATCAATATCCCAGTGAACGTAATCGCATCACTCTACTACACACCAAGTGATTCGCTCATAGCAATGAATTATAAGGCAGTCAGTTTGTAGATACTGGAAAACTAGGAGGCATCCtaaagaaaaacattgtttgCTAAAATGGATCAAATGTCCAGTTTATGTCAACTATCTCCCATGACTTTATATGTACATCAGGGGACCCGGCGTTGGGTCCCGACCCCAAGTTTGTGAACTACTGTATTATAGGGTCCACAAGGGACCTATTCAACATTGCCAGGCTATCATGCTTAAAAGGGACAAAAGAACAATTAGCTGCCTGCTCTCTTCATCCACCGTCCCCTGCATAAAAACAATTACCAAATATAATTGTCTTCGGTGGGAAACAAACAGAGTCCAACAGCAAATAAGCCTAATGGATTGTGCATATTAAGGGGTTGTACACGCCTACCGTATGGCGAGGGCTTGGTAATTATTCTACCCCAacgaacgtgcgtgtgtgttgcctAGCAACAGTATGGACATCATGGAGAAAAGACCAGCTTGGCATTGCGATCCCTTACCTGTCTTTGTTTATTACATCTGTtcataatggggggggggggcacactcAACGCAGAAATCCCTGACTGTGCAGAAGCAAGACGGGAATGTATTCAGACCCTGAGTGAAGAGGTGGACCCAGAAGCAGTATACTCAAAGACGTTTGGAATGGGACAATGCATCCACGTTAAAAAGATCAAGTCAAGAAAATAAAAGGAAACCTATACATTACACCTAAGCATTTTGGTGTCGGAAAACTTAAGTCGAGTCGAACGATAAAGATTTGGGTTGAAAATGGTGCGTCAGGGCATTGTTGACTGCACTCCCCTCCTACTGTTTAATGGTTGACAGGGGAATGACCTTAAATACTAATCTGGTCATTGAGAGTGATTTAAGATTCCATGGCTGCAGAATCGTTCCACAGCAGAATAATTTACAAATTAAGCCACTGGTTAGAGTATAGCAACCATTTGACCTTCTCGTGCTCGTATCAAAGAGCCCGGTGAAAACACCCTTGGCCGTTTTGAGGATGCATGGCAGAGAGGAAGATGGGGACAGCAAAGTGTTATGCTTTGTACAGAGTCAAACAAATGATGATCTGTGATGCTCACAGTTAAGCAACAGTCAAAGGGAATATAATTGGATAAATTGAAGTGCTAGGCGCTGTTGCCCTGGACGTTGTACTAAATACCACTAGTCATCCGTAAAGCAGCATTCATGTTATATTGTGTTTGAAGAGACGTAAGTGTATATCCAATTAAACAACATTGTAAATCCATGCGCATGACAAGAGCTCAGCAGAAACAATACTATGATGTGAAAGTTGTGAGTGACATTTTAAACTTATTAAATTATTGAAAACAGGCACTTGTCCCTCGGTTGGTAAAGGAATTAGCAGATCTAATCACATTCAAGTTAACCAAGAAAAGGCTTATTAGCAAGGCCAAATTACACTGTTGTTTCCTCTCATAATGGAATCCCCCATCAATGAGATATGTTTACGAGTCATCTGGAGGCTCCCTTGCAATATTTGGTTTCCATCAGGGGAGAAAAGTGTTTCCTCTCCCCGAGATTCTACACCCGGCGAAGTTAGCAAACACCCGTATGCATATCAAAAGTAAACAGCATACTATGTCATAACGGCTTCAACCTCACAATTCAAAGACATAAAAATTAAAAAGCAATAGAACATGAAAACCATAGTTTGGACACCCCAGTCCGGTGAATGGAATCAGGCCTCGGTCCAGACATCCCGCGTCCCTCGGGGACGCTTGGGGAAAATAACAAAAAGGTACCCCAAACTCAGCTAAGAATACCCCAATAAAGCCAGATTACAACACACCTTAAATTGATAAACCGATAAAGCAGAGATTCCCACGGGTTTGTGCATAGTAATATTTACCTGAAGGTAGCCCGCGGGTTGCCTCGGTTACCTGTGCCAAGCTGTAGCTGGATGCTGGGTTGCCATAGGTAACCTGTGTTACGCAGTAGCTAGACCCGGGGGTTGCCTTGGTAAAAAGGTTGACCTGTAGCTAGACCGAAGGTTACCTTGGAAACCGGTGCTCAAAAAACTCAGGGGATCCAGCTGTGCCCTGTAACCTGCAAACTTGTGTTGACGAAAGTAAAAAATATGGGTtacaaaagaaaggaaaaaaaacactctaAATAATGGcacctttatatatatatatatatatatatatatatatatatatatatatatatacacacacaacttaaAAAAAGTTTTGAATCCCTCTGTATATGCGTTTAAAATGTGGCCTACTTGACCGGCCAGTGTCGGGTCTTCAGTGGTCATGTGGGGTGACCAGAACGACTCCCCGGGTAGGAATGCATGAGTAAGACCTCATCCGATCCACGCCCGACGACGGCCCTCGATGAACAGTTCTAGTGGAATGTGATACGTGAGGGACGGCAGCGCCGGGCGGGCGGCTTGTGTGACATCAAGACGACGGGAGACAAAGCATACAGAAGGCTCCAGTCACGTGCTAATTCCTCCAGTCGCCCGGCGCTCCCTACCCTTGGTcccttggcgggggggggggggggggggggggggggggacgagccGGGGGAGAACACCGAACAAAAAAAGGACCCAGGGAGAAACCCGAATACAAACGCTCCAGACTGTGAGGTGTGCTTGAGAGCGAACCCCCCCCAGCTCCGTCAGGGTCCAGTCTCCCCCAGCACCGTGGTAAACAAGCCGTTGTGTTGATTCTCCCCgaccccccgccgcccccaatCCTACCTCCAGCCGACATGGCAGATAGTCTGGGAGGTaaactctgttgtttttctgtcagaatggttgtgtgtgtgtgtgtgtgtgtgtgtgtgtgtgtgtgtgtgtgtgtgtgtgtgtgtgtgtgtgtgtgtgtgtgtgtgtgtgtgtgtgtgtgtgtgtgtatatatgtgtgtgcgtgtgtgtgtgtgtgtgtgtgtgtatgtataggtgtgtgcgtgtgtgtgtgtgtaaagagcatcatgctgctgctgctgcccccccctcgcccctctTCAGGTGACCTCTGCTCCCGAGGACGGACCTCACCAGCTGGCTCTGACCGCGCCCACGTCGCTCACCAGGTTCTGAGCGAGGCAGATACCAaagatctacacacacacacacacacacacacacacacacacacacacacacacacacacacacacacacacacacacacacacacacacacacacacacacacacacacacacacagtaagagacATACTGGTACCAGTTCATAAGCAGTGACGTAAAGGCTCCCATTATAAAAGCTCACTGGCGGCGTGCGCCTGAGCGATGTAatgaccagcagggggcagtaaTAACCAAATCTGAATACAGCCATAGGTAGTGTTAGAATATGGCTGCGCTTAAGGTTTGGGCCAAACCTTAAGTGGATGAGGTCACCGTTCAACTTGGGTGCATCCTTTCATCGTGTGTTTGAAGAGGCGCACTCACCTGTAAAAGTGCAACACAGACAAAGACTCCAGCCACAACGATCAGGTTCTCCTGAAGCCACTTCTCGAACTGGCCCACGCAGCCCTTGGTGTTGATAAACTTCAGCTGGTCCAACTCCTATCACACAGAAAAAAATGGCTCATTTTATTCGTTTATTCAAACACAGCAGTAACAGTCGACTATAAATGCAGTGTTTCGTGTTCAGCATCACTGGGTACGACTGGGGCCTTTGGACGGAGCGCGAGTCACACTGAGCACTGGAGCTGTGACCTTTTGACTAACACGAGGGACAAGCACATTGTCTAACGGGGGGCGGTTAAGCGGCTGCCATCTCGTCGACTGGCGGGCTGGCCGAGACCGCTGCCGTCACGGGGAGATggcgacgggggggggacgggacatTATGAGACCATGGGAGCGATGATGCTCCCAGTCGCTCAGGGCGGCtgatgaccaaaaaaaaaaaaaaaactcagtttATGTGTCGTTaccaaaacccccccccccccccccccccccccgattgtGCTGCGTACGCGTCAGCAGTGGTCGGAGGCACAGGGGTCCCCGACACAAAGGGGGTGCGTGTCGTTAACGGGTCCCTTCCTGCAATGGTTTCTTTGTGACATTAGGAGGAGACCCCCTTTGTCCCGCCGCAGAAAAACAAAACCCGGGCTAGTCCAGTCGGAGCCGGCGGCGGGGTCGCAGGCGGCCCACGGGCAGCAAATGGCGCGGCGGGAAGCTgaagtgttgttgttgtgacggTGACCTTCCCCTCGGGCTATTTTAGCCCGGTCCGTATTGTTGTGCTAGCCTGCTCCACCTCCCGAGTCCCCTGCTCTTTCCCCTGTCCTGCAGCACGACTACAGCTCATAAACCCCATGTACAGCCAATGATTGTGCTTCACCGACAGACTTAGTACACCGCCGAGCGCAGCAGAGGAAgcgtatatatatttatatatatatttatatatattttttaaagcatccAGTGGGGTAGGTGGTTGACGTTATGGCAGGGTGCCTAGCAACAGTGCCTCACAGCCCTTCCTGACTGCAGTGCGTTTGTaaccaccacacccacccccatcccatcacacacaaacccggacacacgcacacacccacacacacacacacacacacacacacaggctcctgCCAGCGAGGCTGCAGATTACAGAGTGCAGCCGGGCTTCTCTCCGTGCTATAACGGGACTCTAATTATCCCCGTTAGAAGAACAATCTGTTATTAAGGGCGAAGCGAGTGCAGCCCGTCGGCCGTTAACCCTACACATACGTGCCccgtgtgtacatgcatgcacacttcTATACAtgggaaaataaagaaagacacCGTCCCGTACAactcaaaaacacaaaagaacaaTTTTTTCTTTCTGGTCTGAGTTGTTCAATGCGCTATGGACCAGATCAAAGTCTTCCAGAGTTTGTTTCGGTCGTACGTCAGTAGGCAGGCCAAACACCCTACCCTGTCCTGAGCCAGCGCAGCGAGAGACAAGAGCAGACTTTGTCTCGATTGGCAGCCTTCCCTTAGCAACTGCATAAATCTCCTGAACgtagcacacactcacgcacacgcacacacacacaatcccccccTCCGCTCAGAGAACGGTAAGTGTAACTGGCACCCACGGACATCCTTGCGTCCACGAGGAAACGCCGACCAAGGGCTTTGTGACGGGATGGAGGGCTGCTGCGGCTCGGCCCACTAGATCAGAAGCACgggaacagagagggggggggggggggacaagaaGACACCTACCGCTTTAAGCCGCACGTCGTAGCCACACTGCGTGTTGATGACGTCCTCCTGTAAGGCACAGAGACACGGACAATTAGCTCACCGCAGGTTAGCCGTGATGACTCCGACTGGAAGATGCAATTGGTAGGTTTAGAGGCTATACAAACACCTAGAAAACACGATTAAGGCCGGATGAACGAGTTGCTTTAATGAGTTTCAAGCAATGGCTTGAAATGACCGGCGAATGAAATGTAATGGCCGGGTGCGATTCCAGGAAACGTATTTGTTTCGTCGCACTGCACCAGTGATTCCAAGAGGCCGAATGGCAGACGGGGGGAAGAGGCTAACAGGTTTGAACAGCAGAGACGTCTGAGCGTCGGCGGCGCGGCGTGCTGGAGCCTTACGGCGGGGTCTTTGATGCAGCAGGAGAAGGGAACCCCACACCTCTCCCGGCTGGGGTTGTTGTCGGTGCAGTTGAAGTACATGTTGAGGTTCCAGTCGTTGGGCCCGTGGGCCCCGCAGCACGACCACTGTGGAGGGAACACACCGGGGTCAGGACGCGGGAGTGCACAGGACGGCTGGCGACCCGGAGAGAAGGCCACGAAGGAGGGGGTGAACCGGGTGTAAAAGGGGTGCAGCTCGGACCGCTGCACTGGTGAGTGAGCCCCGAGTCGGGTGAGAGTCGATAAAATGTCCGTAACGCGTCTCGCGGCTCTTAATCTGTAAATCCGTTCAAACAGTTCAGTCCGAGGAAACGATGCATTATCACATAAAAGAGAGAGTTGAAAAGTGGCtggatcaggggggggggggggatatagacTCACGTAGTTTTGTGCAAAATCTATGAGGTTCTGCAAATCGATGTCGTCGCGGTACGCCTTGACGTTATTGTTGATGAAGAAGTTGAGC
The window above is part of the Gadus macrocephalus chromosome 10, ASM3116895v1 genome. Proteins encoded here:
- the tspan17 gene encoding tetraspanin-17, giving the protein MSRKHQHYRGAEVSCWVKYVLFGFNIIFWLLGAAFLAVGLWAWAEKGVLANLSSITDLGGFDPVWLFMVVGTVMFVLGFAGCIGALRENTVLLKFFSVFLGLIFFLELTAGILALVFKDWIKDQLNFFINNNVKAYRDDIDLQNLIDFAQNYWSCCGAHGPNDWNLNMYFNCTDNNPSRERCGVPFSCCIKDPAEDVINTQCGYDVRLKAELDQLKFINTKGCVGQFEKWLQENLIVVAGVFVCVALLQIFGICLAQNLVSDVGAVRASW